In one window of Marinifilum sp. JC120 DNA:
- a CDS encoding long-chain fatty acid--CoA ligase, which produces MDIKRPWLDHYDSDVVKSIDFVYRPLFEYLDLTAEKWPKRKAIEFQNWSITYGKLQQQVEIMAANLRKLGIEPGDRVAIMLPNTPQMIMTYFAILKAGAIVTLTNPLYMETEIVHQLGDSGAKMLITIDLLWSKVEKLRDKLPVRKYLVTRISDTLKFPLNMLYKVKCMRENNSPKVPYNDSSVLKWDILLAGKERYSAPNIRPEDTALLQYTGGTTGLSKGCNLTHANLGANVQQAHAMLNKLGEEKEIVMGILPYFHIYGLTVCLNFPVMLGATMVPFPRYVPLDVLKTMHKLKPTLFPGAPALYISLLQQKEVEKYDVASVKYCLSGSSPMPVEGIKQFKEVFGATIVEGFGLTEASPVTHINPLLGKKKPGSIGMPLPSTDAAIVDMEVGSVQLPPGKMGELVIRGPQVMKGYYNKPDETAGTLRNGWLYTGDIAYMDEEGYFYIVDRKKDMIISSGYNIYPREVDEVLYKHPKIQEAVTVGLPHKTRGEIIKVYIVLKEGESMDRAEVIGYCREKLAGFKVPRQVEFRSDLPKTMVGKVLRRALREEEAQKRKNK; this is translated from the coding sequence GTGGATATCAAACGCCCGTGGCTGGATCATTATGATTCGGATGTAGTAAAGAGTATTGATTTTGTATATCGCCCGTTATTTGAATATCTGGACCTGACAGCTGAAAAATGGCCCAAACGCAAAGCCATTGAATTCCAGAACTGGTCAATCACCTACGGCAAACTGCAACAGCAGGTTGAAATCATGGCCGCCAACCTGCGTAAGCTGGGCATTGAACCGGGAGACCGGGTCGCCATCATGCTGCCCAACACTCCGCAGATGATCATGACCTATTTTGCGATCCTCAAGGCCGGGGCCATTGTGACCCTGACCAATCCGCTGTACATGGAAACCGAGATAGTCCACCAGCTTGGTGATTCAGGAGCCAAAATGCTGATCACCATCGATCTGCTCTGGTCCAAGGTGGAAAAGCTGCGCGACAAACTCCCGGTACGTAAATATCTGGTCACCAGAATTTCTGATACCCTCAAATTCCCCCTGAACATGCTTTACAAAGTAAAATGCATGCGGGAAAACAACTCTCCCAAAGTACCCTACAACGACTCTTCTGTCCTCAAGTGGGATATTCTGCTGGCAGGCAAGGAACGTTACAGTGCACCGAACATCAGGCCGGAAGATACCGCTCTGCTGCAATACACCGGTGGTACTACCGGACTTTCCAAAGGCTGCAACCTGACCCATGCCAACCTCGGCGCAAATGTGCAGCAGGCCCACGCAATGCTCAATAAACTGGGTGAAGAAAAGGAAATAGTAATGGGTATCCTGCCCTATTTCCACATTTACGGACTGACCGTCTGTCTTAACTTCCCCGTCATGCTGGGCGCGACCATGGTTCCTTTTCCTCGCTACGTGCCTCTTGATGTGCTCAAAACCATGCACAAACTAAAGCCGACCCTTTTTCCGGGTGCCCCGGCCCTGTATATTTCGCTGTTACAGCAGAAGGAAGTGGAAAAATACGATGTAGCTTCGGTGAAATACTGTCTATCCGGTTCCTCGCCCATGCCTGTGGAAGGAATCAAGCAGTTCAAGGAAGTTTTCGGAGCAACCATTGTTGAAGGATTCGGACTAACTGAAGCTTCACCGGTCACTCACATCAACCCGCTGCTCGGTAAAAAGAAACCCGGCTCCATCGGCATGCCCCTGCCTTCCACTGACGCCGCCATCGTGGACATGGAAGTAGGTAGCGTACAGTTGCCTCCCGGAAAAATGGGTGAACTTGTCATCCGTGGACCGCAGGTCATGAAAGGCTATTACAACAAGCCTGACGAGACCGCCGGAACTCTGCGTAACGGCTGGCTCTACACCGGAGACATCGCCTACATGGATGAAGAAGGATACTTCTACATTGTAGACCGCAAGAAGGACATGATCATCTCCAGCGGTTACAATATCTACCCCCGTGAGGTGGATGAAGTGCTCTACAAACATCCCAAAATTCAGGAAGCGGTTACTGTCGGACTACCCCACAAGACTCGCGGAGAAATAATCAAGGTCTACATCGTGCTTAAGGAAGGCGAAAGCATGGATCGCGCTGAGGTTATCGGTTACTGTCGCGAAAAGCTGGCCGGATTCAAAGTTCCCCGACAGGTGGAATTCCGTAGCGACCTGCCCAAAACCATGGTCGGCAAGGTTCTTCGCCGTGCCTTGCGCGAAGAAGAAGCACAAAAAAGAAAAAATAAATAA
- a CDS encoding chemotaxis signal transduction protein CheV, which translates to MLDNEILLDAGTNEFEIIEFFVDEVDGGNEDRDYFGINVAKVLEVVEAPCGLEAAEGAPHPSYLGTMSLRDIILPVIDLAVWLGIERKESEFELIVVTEMNNVITGFLVTGVTQIHRIGWGDLKTPNKYIADMDTNCITGTVHLEDRFVLMIDLERILGELDPEMAERSDGQVHTAPEKMTAVLVDDSVSVRALLNRNFETSNFEVKLYTNGQEAWEALQEMNAEAKESGGAINDIIDVVVSDIEMPQMDGYTLTRHIKEHADLSCLPVVLFSSLITKGLYHKGEAVKADDQITKPEFNELTGRAIALINKYRAKRLSA; encoded by the coding sequence ATGCTGGACAATGAAATATTATTGGATGCCGGGACTAATGAATTCGAAATTATTGAGTTTTTTGTCGATGAAGTTGACGGAGGCAATGAAGACCGTGATTACTTCGGTATAAACGTGGCGAAGGTGCTTGAGGTTGTCGAGGCACCTTGCGGGTTGGAAGCAGCTGAAGGCGCTCCACATCCCAGCTATCTGGGAACTATGTCCCTGCGTGATATTATTCTTCCGGTTATTGATCTGGCTGTCTGGCTCGGTATTGAGCGTAAGGAGTCAGAGTTCGAACTCATCGTGGTTACCGAGATGAACAATGTCATTACCGGATTTTTGGTCACCGGAGTGACCCAGATTCACCGCATCGGCTGGGGAGACCTGAAAACGCCTAACAAATACATAGCGGATATGGATACCAACTGCATCACCGGAACCGTTCATCTTGAAGATCGGTTTGTCCTGATGATCGATCTTGAGAGAATTTTGGGTGAGCTTGATCCTGAAATGGCTGAACGAAGTGACGGTCAGGTTCATACCGCCCCTGAAAAGATGACTGCCGTATTAGTGGATGATTCCGTTTCCGTGCGCGCGCTGCTTAATAGAAATTTTGAGACTTCCAATTTTGAGGTCAAACTTTATACAAACGGGCAGGAGGCTTGGGAGGCTCTTCAAGAAATGAATGCTGAAGCCAAAGAGAGCGGCGGTGCCATCAATGATATAATTGATGTTGTTGTTTCTGATATTGAGATGCCCCAGATGGACGGCTACACCTTGACCAGACATATCAAGGAACATGCGGATCTATCCTGCCTGCCGGTAGTTCTCTTTTCCTCCTTGATCACCAAAGGACTCTACCACAAGGGTGAGGCGGTCAAGGCGGATGACCAGATCACCAAGCCGGAATTCAATGAGCTTACCGGGCGGGCCATTGCCCTCATTAACAAATACAGGGCCAAACGGCTGTCTGCATAA
- a CDS encoding NAD(P)-dependent glycerol-3-phosphate dehydrogenase, giving the protein MKIAVIGAGAWGTTLANTLAKKGHDTHLWVREKKLCEEITKTGYNSVFLPDFKLSPDLKCSSDAQQVMQGADYYILVVPSQFLRSALADMKQHFPENPAVICASKGIELKTGAPMSQVVHETLDELNPRFAHLSGPTFAYELSAELPTSIVLGCEDEKLAAEVQDFFSTPYLRIYTNPDYRGVEIGGAIKNIMAIAAGMADGLKFGHNTRAALITRGIAEMSRLGEAMGAQTSTFMGLSGMGDLVLTCTGDLSRNRQVGLKLGQGLKLDEILKMRMVAEGVKTTESVHFLAKKLGVELPITEQVYKILYEDKDPATAVRDLMTRDLKAE; this is encoded by the coding sequence ATGAAAATTGCCGTTATCGGAGCCGGAGCATGGGGAACCACCCTTGCCAATACTCTTGCAAAAAAAGGACATGATACCCACCTCTGGGTACGCGAAAAAAAACTTTGCGAAGAAATAACTAAAACCGGATACAACTCAGTATTTCTACCTGATTTCAAACTCTCCCCGGACCTGAAATGCAGCAGCGATGCGCAGCAGGTTATGCAGGGTGCGGACTACTATATCCTTGTAGTTCCCAGCCAGTTCCTGCGCAGTGCCCTAGCTGATATGAAACAGCACTTCCCTGAAAATCCAGCGGTTATCTGCGCCAGCAAAGGAATTGAATTAAAGACCGGGGCACCCATGTCACAGGTGGTTCATGAAACTCTCGATGAGCTGAACCCCAGATTCGCTCACCTTTCCGGGCCGACCTTTGCCTACGAACTAAGTGCTGAACTTCCGACCTCCATCGTACTGGGCTGTGAAGATGAAAAGCTGGCCGCGGAAGTGCAGGATTTTTTCTCGACACCTTATTTGCGAATCTACACCAATCCCGATTACCGGGGTGTTGAAATTGGCGGGGCCATAAAAAATATCATGGCAATTGCCGCAGGTATGGCCGACGGCCTGAAATTCGGGCATAACACACGTGCAGCCCTAATCACCCGGGGAATAGCCGAGATGAGCAGGCTGGGTGAAGCTATGGGCGCACAGACATCGACCTTTATGGGGCTTTCCGGCATGGGCGACCTTGTACTGACCTGCACCGGAGACCTTTCACGTAACAGACAGGTCGGCCTCAAGCTAGGTCAGGGACTGAAGCTGGATGAAATCCTGAAAATGCGTATGGTAGCCGAAGGAGTGAAGACAACCGAGTCGGTTCATTTTCTGGCTAAAAAATTGGGAGTAGAGTTGCCCATAACCGAACAAGTCTACAAAATCTTATACGAAGACAAAGATCCTGCAACAGCGGTACGCGACCTGATGACCCGCGATCTCAAGGCAGAATAA
- a CDS encoding type II toxin-antitoxin system HipA family toxin, whose amino-acid sequence MTSKHQSEAFVWIWLPGETTPVVCGKLEADNDEIHFNYGKSYLERVHEISPAISVFEPELPLQPGRLPLPDGLDMPGCIRDSGPDAWGRRVIINRQLGLKGANADTAELSELTYLLSSGSDRIGALDFQTSPTEYIPRSANNVTLEELLKSAERVEQGIPLTPELDQALFHGSSIGGARPKALIEDQGKKYVAKFSSSTDLYSVVKAEFIAMRLALIAGLDVAPVKLKKTVGKDVLLIERFDRAPNGNSWARKNMVSALTIFGLNDMTSRYASYEDFAEIIRHRFSSPKQTLKELFSRLVFNILSGNTDDHARNHAAFWDGRELTLTPAYDICPQGRSGNEASQAMKISGNKNLSQLKTCLETAHNFLLTKKSAQAIFKHIEETIRENWNQVCEEAQLSEVDKKLLWGRQFLNPFSMEK is encoded by the coding sequence ATGACTTCTAAACATCAGAGTGAAGCTTTCGTCTGGATATGGCTCCCGGGTGAAACAACTCCGGTGGTTTGTGGAAAGCTGGAAGCGGACAACGACGAAATTCATTTCAACTACGGTAAAAGTTATCTAGAAAGAGTTCATGAAATATCGCCCGCCATATCTGTTTTTGAACCGGAGCTTCCCCTGCAACCGGGAAGGCTCCCCTTGCCGGACGGCCTTGACATGCCCGGATGTATCAGGGACAGCGGCCCGGACGCATGGGGCAGACGAGTCATAATTAATAGGCAATTAGGACTCAAAGGGGCAAATGCGGATACTGCGGAATTGAGTGAGCTTACCTATCTTCTGTCATCAGGATCGGACCGTATCGGCGCGCTGGATTTTCAAACATCTCCTACAGAATACATTCCCCGCTCTGCAAATAACGTAACACTTGAAGAATTATTAAAATCAGCTGAACGTGTAGAACAGGGAATCCCTCTAACCCCTGAACTGGATCAGGCGTTATTTCACGGCAGCTCCATCGGCGGCGCACGCCCCAAAGCCTTGATCGAAGATCAGGGGAAAAAATATGTAGCAAAATTTTCATCCAGCACCGACCTTTACAGCGTGGTTAAAGCCGAATTCATTGCCATGCGTTTGGCCTTGATTGCGGGACTTGACGTGGCCCCGGTAAAACTGAAAAAAACGGTAGGTAAAGATGTTCTGCTTATTGAACGATTTGACCGCGCTCCAAACGGAAACAGTTGGGCACGCAAAAATATGGTTTCCGCACTGACCATCTTCGGCCTGAATGACATGACATCACGATATGCCAGTTACGAGGATTTCGCTGAAATCATCCGCCATCGCTTCAGCAGCCCCAAGCAGACGCTCAAAGAACTATTCTCTCGTCTAGTATTCAACATCCTAAGCGGCAACACAGACGATCATGCTCGGAACCATGCAGCCTTCTGGGACGGACGGGAACTGACCCTGACCCCGGCCTATGATATCTGCCCGCAGGGACGCAGCGGTAATGAGGCTTCACAGGCCATGAAAATTTCCGGGAACAAAAATCTCAGCCAATTAAAAACTTGTTTAGAAACTGCGCACAATTTTCTGCTCACTAAAAAAAGCGCACAAGCAATTTTCAAACACATTGAAGAAACTATCCGCGAGAATTGGAATCAAGTTTGTGAAGAAGCGCAGCTAAGCGAGGTCGACAAAAAACTTCTCTGGGGCCGCCAGTTTTTAAATCCGTTTTCCATGGAAAAATAA
- a CDS encoding XRE family transcriptional regulator: protein MPNKTYSKQNQEAVLLLGRQIKLLRKQKKWSEQSLADRAGISRYTLQKIEKGEMTCAIGSVFELATLVGINLFEQNKIPLSTRLEQANKLITLLPQRIRSEVKDVDDDF from the coding sequence ATGCCCAACAAAACTTACTCAAAACAGAATCAGGAAGCCGTCCTGCTGCTTGGCAGACAGATTAAGCTCCTACGCAAACAAAAAAAATGGTCTGAACAGAGTCTGGCTGACCGGGCTGGAATATCACGGTACACACTGCAAAAAATTGAGAAAGGCGAAATGACTTGTGCCATAGGTTCGGTCTTTGAACTTGCAACACTCGTGGGTATTAATTTGTTTGAACAAAATAAGATTCCACTTTCAACAAGGCTTGAGCAAGCTAATAAGCTTATCACCCTCCTGCCGCAACGCATCAGATCTGAAGTAAAGGATGTGGATGATGACTTCTAA